The proteins below come from a single Tribolium castaneum strain GA2 chromosome 9, icTriCast1.1, whole genome shotgun sequence genomic window:
- the LOC135267124 gene encoding uncharacterized protein LOC135267124 — translation MLTLMEYTNVVACPGPSTRTTVSNQSSKLLFKVLKGKVANPYQNRSGFNRDKPRINIVSDVIIRPANSKLIKNDETQFEQFAKSSLSQSLREDCLEEDVIECSQLSVKEKQLANHAVANIVQIVDEDDDDSMVILSSQPDSELSFSLPFTQYLAQHGIENDYSDDISLTLIDQFINEDEAASNPVVDEGICPINNSVTDELNVFDNDMVVVVVVEEPPISPSPPLPPQSPFVEPVFTRPVTPTSPEAAPAVLTQPPMIISQDIIDALSEPWVEVENVINGNVEHPPQPNSPIIEENDVLPERLVVVEAENNIIRSPSPPPSPMILLQGVNDIQQPSGSEVDVELNIITPPLPQPPATFDPMSIITQNVIDALAEPCVEERRQGEEMDVENDIIQPSQLSPILGQINNRVENRVEGGDVDVENEDNDDDDDIIPPTPPHSRSRRSRRPRKPRRRSRKSPLILIINNYNINININDVNINN, via the exons ATGTTAACCTTGATGGAATACACCAATGTAGTTGCA TGTCCCGGTCCCTCAACTAGGACAACTGTAAGTAACCAGTCAtcaaagttattatttaaagtattgaAGGGAAAAGTTGCAAATCCCTATCAAAACCGTAGTGGTTTTAATAGGGATAAACCTAGAATCAATATCGTTTCTGATGTAATTATTAGACCtgctaattcaaaattaatcaaaaatgatgagacacaatttgaacaatttgccAAGTCGTCTTTAAGTCAATCTTTGAGGGAAGATTGTCTTGAAGAGGATGTGATTGAATGTAGTCAGTTAAGTGTGAAAGAGAAGCAATTAGCTAATCACGCTGTTGCTAATATTGTTCAAATCGTTGATGAGGATGATGATGATTCTATGGTTATTCTTTCATCACAACCTGATAGTGAATTATCGTTTTCTTTACCATTCACGCAATACCTGGCTCAACatggtattgaaaatgattattcgGACGACATCTCGTTGACCTTAATAGACCAGTTTATTAACGAAGACGAGGCGGCGTCCAATCCGGTTGTGGATGAAGGAATTTGTCCCATCAATAATTCGGTTACCGATGAGTTAAATGTATTTGATAATGatatggtggtggtggtggtggtggaagAACCCCCAATCTCTCCCAGTCCACCACTACCACCACAAAGCCCCTTCGTTGAGCCAGTGTTTACCCGCCCCGTTACACCAACATCTCCTGAAGCGGCACCCGCGGTATTAACTCAACCCCCTATGATAATATCGCAGGACATCATTGACGCTTTATCGGAGCCTTGGGTTGAGGTGGAAAACGTTATCAATGGTAACGTTGAACATCCCCCTCAACCCAATTCACCGATTATTGAGGAAAATGATGTTCTGCCAGAGAGATTGGTGGTGGTAGAGGccgaaaataacatcattcgGTCACCATCACCACCACCGTCACCCATGATATTATTACAGGGCGTCAATGACATACAACAACCATCTGGATCCGAGGTTGATGTGGAACTTAACATCATCACACCACCACTCCCTCAGCCTCCTGCAACGTTCGATCCGATGagtattattactcaaaatGTCATTGACGCACTGGCAGAGCCGTGTGTTGAAGAGAGGAGGCAGGGTGAAGAGATGGATGTTGAAAATGACATCATTCAACCCTCTCAATTGTCACCCATTCTagggcaaataaataatagagtTGAGAATAGGGTGGAGGGTGGAGACGTTGATGTCGAAAACGAAGACAatgacgacgacgacgacaTCATTCCACCCACTCCCCCTCACTCACGATCAAGGAGGAGTCGGCGCCCTAGAAAGCCTCGTAGACGTTCGCGAAAGTccccattaatattaattattaataattataatattaatattaatattaatgatgttaatattaataattaa